The following coding sequences lie in one Lolium perenne isolate Kyuss_39 chromosome 2, Kyuss_2.0, whole genome shotgun sequence genomic window:
- the LOC127336727 gene encoding uncharacterized protein — protein MVSDQEIAGCVESLLRGALEAGETTASLATVLQRAQAQLGVDLSHKAPYIRDQMDLFFGPRLQPPPPKPYTTPPPPPAASSSTPSTLLQSQQPQPPLPQLQPQQQLQQLPLDFQQQQQQFAAVMQPQYIYQTMPPPQQLSPVLSATTNAAVSTQPPVPAMAFYPPPPLAFRYTNALAGVAAGGTVSFQHPPGPGVGVGGVASPTAAPPAGADNNKESGTKRKRGGPGGLNKVCAISPELQAVVGDTAMSRTQIVKQLWAYIRQNNLQDPDDKRKIICNDELRIVFETDATDMFKMNKLLAKHITPLDPTKEAKKFKAPSPAPQQMPPVNQPYVVVSDALAKFIGVQGTVPHDDALKYLWDYIKANQLEDAPNASILCDSQLQELFGLESIPASDLSELLSHHFIQRT, from the exons ATGGTGTCGGACCAGGAGATCGCCGGCTGCGTGGAGTCGCTGCTGCGGGGCGCGCTCGAGGCCGGGGAGACCACCGCCTCGCTCGCCACCGTGCTGCAGCGGGCGCAGGCGCAGCTCGGGGTCGACCTCTCCCACAAGGCGCCCTACATCCGCGACCAGATGGACCTCTTCTTCGGCCCCCGCCTCCAGCCCCCTccccccaagccctacaccactcCCCCGCCGCcccccgccgcctcctcctcaacCCCCTCCACGCTCCTCCAGTCCCAGCAGCCCCAGCCGCCGCTCCCCCAGCTCCAGCCGCAGCAGCAGCTCCAGCAACTCCCGCTCGActtccagcagcagcagcagcagttcGCCGCCGTGATGCAGCCGCAGTACATCTACCAGACCATGCCGCCGCCGCAGCAGCTCTCCCCCGTCCTCTCGGCCACCACCAACGCCGCGGTCTCCACGCAGCCGCCCGTGCCCGCCATGGCCTTCTACCCGCCGCCCCCGCTCGCCTTCCGCTACACCAACGCCCTCGCCGGGGTCGCCGCCGGCGGGACCGTCTCCTTCCAGCACCCGCCCGGCCCCGGGGTTGGGGTCGGGGGCGTGGCTTCCCCCacggccgcgccgccggccggcGCCGACAACAACAAGGAAAG TGGCACTAAGCGGAAAagaggtgggcctggtggcttaaaCAAAGTTTGTGCGATTTCACCTGAACTTCAGGCTGTTGTTGGCGATACTGCCATGTCAAGAACTCAG ATTGTGAAGCAGTTATGGGCATATATCAGGCAGAATAACCTTCAGGATCCTGATGATAAAAGGAAGATCATTTGCAATGATGAACTTCGGATCGTTTTTGAAACTGATGCCACTGACATGTTTAAGATGAACAAATTGTTGGCCAAGCATATAACTCCTCTTGACCCAACAA AAGAAGCAAAAAAGTTTAAGGCGCCCAGTCCAGCTCCTCAACAAATGCCTCCTGTTAATCAACCCTATGTGGTTGTTTCTGATGCACTAGCCAAATTTATTGGTGTTCAAGGAACAGTGCCTCATGATGATGCCCTTAAGTATCTTTGGGATTACATTAAAGCAAATCAGCTTGAG GATGCTCCGAACGCATCAATATTATGTGATTCCCAACTTCAAGAGCTGTTCGGCTTGGAGAGCATTCCTGCTTCAGACTTATCAGAGTTGCTTTCGCACCACTTCATCCAAAGGACATAG